ATTTCCATTAGTGTAGGGCAGCGTTCCAAATTACGCCACATAGTTTAGAtttcctttctttctttttttattaCTAGGCCTGTGTGCCATATTTTGTGTATTGCGCCTGCGTGCCCCCAGTACTCTTACGTTTAATGTTTTCTTTTGGCACTATTGTAACTTAGTGCAACATTAATGAAATTTCTTTTACTAACTTTATTGTTTCAAGTCTTTATTACTCTTAACTAATATCATAATTGTGATGCATACAAACCAATGTATACTTTGTTTATACTCAAAGTTTAATAATGCTAACCGACATCAAACTATTGTGCGCATAGCCAGCAATTTTCATTGCATTACTAAGTAAAGTACTTAGAGTCTTCCAAGTGAACCAACACTTAGGTTAGTGGGCAAGCAACCCCAATGCTTGTTGTTTATAGTCATGACGTGCAGTCTTCTAGTCTGCGAGAGTGTGTTGGTCTAGACAAACCAATGTCTGTTGCCCACCCTAaaatctagccttgtaaccaaacaggcttctgctacGCGGGATCTAGAGATCATCCCTTAAAAGGCAGGATGCACGTAACTGCTATCAAAATGTGCGTTGAAACATAACTAAATGTTTCCATATAGAAATTAAATTTATtgacaaaataaataaaatccaaAAGTCATAATCAAATGACAAACCATTACAACCAAAAAGAAATACTAATTGTCTTTAGAAATAAAACAACATTTTAAGTAAACTAAAAAATGTAAGTGCTCATAGTGCGGGGTAGTCAATCCCATGTGTTGTAGCCTGATAATTATATATAGCATTTTTTCAAATTGGTTGCATGCCAAGTATGAGGTACTCGTTCTCCAGTAATTCCAGCCAGGATATAAGATCCTATAGCACTTGTACCAATTATTTCATAGGGATCCTCCCAATTGGGCCAAAGCTTTCCAGTATTCTATGCTCGTCTTGCCTCATTATTGCGCCATACATACTCTCCTACTTTGAATGACAATGGCTTGACGCGCTTATCATAATACTTAGAGATTTTGTGCTTATTCATGGATTCTCTTGTGGATGCAATTTCTCTGCACTCCTCTAGCATATCTAGGTTAGCGCGCAAGCCTTCACCATTGCTTGATTCATCAAAGCTTTGAACTCTCTTTGTGGGCACCAATATTTCTGTAGGGATAATAGCTTCAGTCCATAAACTAAGCTAAAAGGAGTCTCACCTGTGCTGTTCTTATGAGTAGTTTGATGTGCCCACAATACACTTGGGATCTCATCGAACCATTCGTTTCCATACAAGACCAAGCGTGCATTTATCCCCTTTACAatatcccgattggttacttcacaTTTCCCAGTCGCCTGAGGGTGTGCGACTGAAGTGAAAGATTGCTTAATGTTCAGGTCTTGACACCAGGACCATAATGGTTCTTCTTCGAATTGGGTTACATTATTGCTGACGATTTCATTGGAAATACCAAACCTGCACACAATATCTTCCCAAAAGAAGTTGCAATGCGCCTGCTAGTAATTGTTACCAATGCCTTCGCCTCCACCCATTTAGTGAAGTAAtcaattgctaccaccaagaaTTTGATTCCCCCTGAGTAAACAATGATTGCATTAATACTATGAAAGTGTATAATTAGCAAAATATTATTCAGATACATTATTCCACGCGTACCTGAGCACGCGGTAATTGGGCCGACAATGTTGATGGCCCACTTGCAGAATGGCCAAGTTATGGTTATTGGTATCATAGGATGTCACGGTGCTCTACTGATGGGTGTGTGTTGTTGACATGTTCTCACAACCTCAGCTGCATCTTTGTGAATGGTGGGCCAGTAATACCCAATACGCATAACCTTTGCGGCTATAGTCCAATAGCCAGAATGTAAAAGCGCAATACCCTTCATGAACTTCTCTGAGCACTTCTTTTGCTTGATTTGGACCAATACATAGCAGGCTCGGTCCAAGAAACGACTTCCTGTAAAGAGTTCCATCCACCAAAGTGTATATGGGTGCTTTCATACGTACCTTTCTTGCTTCCTTTTAGTCTGTAGGGAGCATTCCCTCTACTAAAAATTTAAGTATAGGTGTCATCCAGTTTGGGCTTTCCTCGTCGATGGGTGCAACAGTAGACTTCTCATCAATAGATTTCTGCATTAGCTCTTCCACCCATACGTTTTTGTGCAAGTGATCAAAGGCTAGACAGCCAAATTGCTAAGTGCATCTGCTTTCTTATTCTGACCCCTAGGTACCTGCGTTAGTCTGAACacgtcgaactcttctatcatcttTTGTACAAGTTCTAGGTAGCATTGCATAGAGGCATCATGCGCCTCAAATAACCCATTAACTTGATTTGCCACGAGTTGCGAGTCAACGTATGCATCCAAACACTTAATACCCAACTGCTGCGCTATACGCATTCTTGACAGCAGTGCCTCATGCTCTGATTCATTGTTCGTGGCTGTGAATGTGAATCGAAGCGCATAGGTGTGCTCTTCCCCCTCCGGACTTGTCAAAACTAACCCTGCGCCTGAACCCTCTAGGCCACAAGCTCCATCAGTATACAACTCCCAAGGTTGACTATCTAGGGGTTCAGTTGCGATACTTTCCTTTGATGCTTCTATCACAACCGTAGTTTCAGCCAAGTAATCTGCCAATATATGTCCTTTGACCGCTGTTCGCGGAGAGAAGTTTATTTCGTGCTCCCCCAATTCTATGGTCATTTAGCCAATTGCCCCGAAACCTCAGGTTTGTACAGCACCTGTGATAATACAATCATTGTCAGTATGCTGCATTTAATCTATGCACGCTAAAAGTGACTTATAAGATTACGTTATACATAGGTAGCGCGTCCCGCGACTTGCACCTGTCTTATTGGTTGATCAGTCAATACCACTATAGGAAGCGCTTAGAAATATTGACGTAACCTACGAGCTGTATGCACAAGCGCGTATGCCAGCTTTTCTATTGGAGTGTAATTGACCTCACTACCACTAAGCGCCTTACTGACAAAGTATACATGCATCTGTACCTGCGATTTAAAGAATGGGTTGCACATACACATAAACATATAACTTTCTATGCATATATATAGAAAATAAACAAAGCATGATACATACCTGCCCCTATCTGCTACAAGAACAGAGCTTATGGCTTCCTACGAAGTCGCAAGATACAACATCAATGTCTCTCCTGCCACAGGGGCGGTTAAAGTAGGCAGTTCTTTCAAAAGTGCCTTCATCTCTAGAATAGCTTTCTCGGCCTCCTCTGTCCATTTGAAGTCTGACTTTTTCAATGAGTTCTTTAAAGTCTGGAAGAATGGCAAAGACCTCTCTGCTGCTTTTGACAGGAAGCGTGTTAGCGCCGCTAGTTTTCCTGTCAGACTTTGAACTTCTTTACTGGCTTTTGGTGACTGCATCTGTTCCACTGCTTCAATTTTCTTGGGATTCGCACAGATTCCTCTTGGGGTTACTATGTGCCCCAAAAATTTTCCCTCTTCTTCCCCAAAGCTGCACTTTGTGGGGTTAAGTTTCATGTTATTTTGCGTAGAGAGTGTGATGAACCGGGaaattccgactaaatttaaacttaatctttatatggttttgacacgataagcaaagtctattaaactaaatctcaaaaattttgaactgtttcagatatctatttgacctttgactattttcgacgattcacaaaccactatctgtatatatatatatatatatatatatatatatatatatatatatatatatatatatatatatatatatatatatatatatatatatatatatatatattaatttgaagtagaaacttatatgagttagtttatttgtgtaaataaaataatagatgacattactataaatctatctatatatgaaaagtacattgaatatatataatttagaatttattaAATAAACGCTCGTAGGACTCGTTTAccatcttgatggttattaatcaagttaaaaacgaacttatatgatttttaaaataaaaggtgatccgaaaatgagttatataagttataggcttattaaaagtatatttaggatctaattatttaattttaacactttttatattttacccataaatgagagggacagttgatgtaatttttatttattaaattaatgactgaattttataccataatgaccaaaataaataaatatagttaatttaaaaatatgagatttttctgaacacttttatccgccactgattttgcacgatacacagtccgtgaaaactgtcggtagagtgaTTCCAAATCACCTGGCTGCTAACTGTTTAATTTTGGAAATCATGAAAATCACTGTGCTTGTCTTCTTTCTTACATCACCCCACTAAgtgatacatatatattatatatatgtagagTTAACACATACATATAGAAATGCACTGAATGTTATAAATCAACATCTTTCATACATTCTTCTTTTCTTCTACATAACAACTGATCACCATCATCATTTTTGTATCCGTTTTGGTTCAAGAACAAACCACTTTCATTCCATCACAATACACTACCAACACCATAATTAGATAACCACCCTATTCGATCAACACCTCCATCAAGCTACCGTTTCGTTTCTGTTTCTATCCAAGAATCACCATCGAGGAACCATCAAACCCTTTCAACCATTCTTGTTGTTCCCGACCCCGGTTCGATTTGCAAACACCACCAATCATCATCACCATATTATACGAGCTACACAAACCACTAGCTACTGCTCAATTTTGTTTAGTAAACACCAAACACCTTCGCATACCATCACTAGTTGTTTTGTTTTAATCCTCACTTTAAACGACTACTGGTTGCAGCCGTAATCAAACACCACTTACATCACCACCACACCCGTCCCATAACTACCGCCGTATCACCCCCGAGAATCACCTACAACCACCACTAAACCATCACCTCACCACCACCGTAAAACCACTACCACACCCACCTCACCATTGTAAGATGCTACTATATACGAGgtaattatttttctgttttatcctCATCAAACAAACAATCATCGAATATCATATATAAACCTGAGTGTTTACTTTCGTTTCCTCGTTCTACGTTTGTTTTGAAGGTAACCCAAAGAGCACCCCCAATATTGACAACTTCACCATTACAAAAACCCATTTACTATTGCCCTTCTTGATCAACCTTAACCACCACCGAAAACactttagttttattatatttcgaACAACATTTACTACCCCTTTTTTCGTGTTCAATCAAACCCTTTCCAGTTTAACTACTAGTAGTATTCATGTGATGATAAACGATGGAGATTGATTATGATAATAATCGAGATAGATGTATGATGAAGATACATCAATAATGAACGATGAtggtaggatatatatatatatatatatatatatatatatatatatatatatatatatatatatatatatatatatatatatattatccgaTGATGATAAAGAGAATGGATTAGGATGGGATCACTTTATGATGGTCCCAGAACTAAAATAATGTCATGATATTTTATCCCTTATTTGCAAATGGATTCCACTAGCTCTTTGTCTAAAAAGGGAAacgaattttttttattatttatcaaTACAACTGGACCATATTGCTGTTTAGGGCCGAGAGGATTTCATTTATTTGTTGGGGCAAGATAATCCAGGTTGGGCCATTTGATTTAATTATGTTATTGGGCCGTGATTTTTGGCCATGATTCACTTAAGTTTTGCCATCAGATATACTGATTAGGATAAGAGATCCGTGATATTATTTTTTTGATGATATGATCACCGATAATGATGAtcatttaagataatgatgatgatgattgtgatgaTGGTGTATGATGTATGATGTACAATAAAGATggtaagtgatgatgatgatgaacctctgaTCATGATTAACGTATGATATCGATAATGTTTAGAAAATGATAAATGAtggttatgaagatgatgatgattattcgaATATGGTCATGTATGATGTTACGGGTAAGATGGCAGGATATGTTACTATGATTGATGATGAGTCAAAACGGAAAACTaagttaaaagatattaaaatattaataatcataatagaaaaactgatacggagtaatggttaaggatgttatcgggttagcgggacgtcgcgggttcaaacccggacttgggcattttttgagggctacttctttaaggtagtattactaatacctttattattattattattattattattattattattattattattattattattattattattattattattattattattattattattattattattatcgttattattattatgattaatggtATTAAAATGTTAACTTTaggtttattataaaaattaaggatttagtttatgatttaaaataggttaatgatatgattaagattatgacaaatacctattatttttgaaaattattaatattattattattattattaagactattattattatcaagtatcattattattaagattatcattattattatcattattattttattatccttattatattttttatatatatttataatattatttttacattattattattattattattattattattattattattattattattattattattattattattatcattatcatttttattattaccaatatagttattattttttataaaaaccatattataattattatcaatattactactaatattattattattactataataaaaattagtcatatagaaatatactaaactaaactatattaacattgaatataaaataaatacatttaattaaattactaatgaaacacataatttattaaaataacaagtatatcactaataatatataaactcgttcgattataattatatgtgttaatatatatatatatataaatgatataggttcgtgaatccgaggccaaccctgcgttgttctgtttcgtcgtatgaatatttttactacaaaatattgtattg
This genomic window from Rutidosis leptorrhynchoides isolate AG116_Rl617_1_P2 chromosome 2, CSIRO_AGI_Rlap_v1, whole genome shotgun sequence contains:
- the LOC139888668 gene encoding uncharacterized protein, which encodes MELFTGSRFLDRACYVLVQIKQKKCSEKFMKGIALLHSGYWTIAAKVMRIGYYWPTIHKDAAEWAINIVGPITACSGGIKFLVVAIDYFTKWVEAKALVTITSRRIATSFGKILCAVAHPQATGKCEVTNRDIVKGINARLVLYGNEWFDEIPSVLWAHQTTHKNSTEILVPTKRVQSFDESSNGEGLRANLDMLEECREIASTRESMNKHKISKYYDKRVKPLSFKVGEYVWRNNEARRA
- the LOC139888669 gene encoding uncharacterized protein, encoding MTIELGEHEINFSPRTAVKGHILADYLAETTVVIEASKESIATEPLDSQPWELYTDGACGLEGSGAGLVLTSPEGEEHTYALRFTFTATNNESEHEALLSRMRIAQQLGIKCLDAYVDSQLVANQVNGLFEAHDASMQCYLELVQKMIEEFDVFRLTQVPRGQNKKADALSNLAV